The sequence below is a genomic window from Mycobacterium heidelbergense.
GGAAGCCCGGCCGCCGACTGCGCCGCGGCTTGCGGGCCCGGGCATTTCGCGCCGGCCTGCTGGATCCCGTACAGGGGGTAGGAGACGACCCAGTAACCCGTCGTCGCCGCCGGAAACTGGTTGGGCGGGGGGAAATGGCACGCTTCCGCCTGGCCGCTGGGGCCGCGCCCGAAAATGAAGCGCTCGTAGTTGTCGCACGGCGCGCCCAACGAGGCCTGATAGTTCATGCCGGGCACGTCGCCGTCATAGTGCGGATCGGCGGCCGCGCACGGCGCCGCACCAAGGGCGCCACCCGCGATCGCGGTGACCCCGAGTAGTTCGCGAATCATGCGTCCCACCCCTCCCGTGAGCGTCACCCGGCCCCTCGGTGCGTCGGTGACCTGGACAAAAGCATATCGACTGAGCCGCGGGCCACAAGGTCGTCTTGCCGGCTCGTCCCGCACGGACCGGCGACGCCGACGACCCGCATCGACGCTGAACACGTTGCAATTCGGGTCGGGCGATATTGCTCGGATGCTTCCCAACCGTGGTGTAGCAGTGGTTTATTTGGCACAAGAAGACGACTAGATGACTTCGTATCGAGGAGTGGGCTGTGTCAACGTTGAAGCCAACCGCCGAGCCGACTGCCACGCCGGTTCCCAATCTGCCTCCGGGGTTCGATTTCACCGATCCGGACATCCACGCCGAGCGACTGCCGGTGGAGGAACTGGCCGAGCTGCGTCGAACGGCGCCGATCTGGTGGAACGAGCAACCCATGGGCGTGGGCGGGTTCGACGACGGCGGTTTTTGGGTGGTGTCCAAGCACAAAGACGTCAAGGAGATCTCCCGGCGCAGCGACGTGTTCTCCAGCCTGGAGAACACCGCGCTGCCCCGCTACAAAGAGGGCACGGTGCGCGAACAGCGCGACACGGGCAAGTTCGTGCTGCTCAACATGGACGCCCCGCAGCACACCCACCTGCGCAAGATCATCTCCCGCGGTTTCACGCCCCGGGCCGTCGAGCGCCTGCGCGACGACCTGCGCGAGCGGGCCGTGCGGATCGTCGCCGAGGCGGCGGTGCAGGGCTCCGGCGACTTCGTCGAGCAGGTGTCCTGCGAACTTCCGCTGCAGGCCATCGCCGGCCTGCTGGGTGTGCCCCAGGAAGACCGCATGAAGCTGTTCCACTGGTCCAATCAGATGGTGGGCGACCAGGATCCCGAGTTCGCCCGCAACGACGCCATGGGCGCTTCGGTCGAGCTGATCACCTATGCCATGCAGATGGCCGCCGACCGGGCCCAGAATCCCGGCGAAGACATCGTCACCAAGCTGGTCGAGGCCGACGTCGACGGCCATAAGCTCTCCGACGACGAGTTCGGCTTCTTCGTCATCCTCCTGGCGGTAGCGGGCAACGAGACCACCCGCAACTCCATCACCCAGGGCATGATGGCCTTCACCGACTTTCCCGACCAGTGGGAGTTGTACAAACGGGAGCGTCCCGCGACGGCGGCCGACGAGATCGTCCGCTGGGCCACCCCGGTCACGTCGTTCCAGCGGACCGCCCTGCAGGACTACGAGCTGTCCGGCGTGCGGATCAAGAAGGGCCAGCGGGTCGTCATGGTCTACCGCTCAGCCAATTTCGATGATGAGGTCTTCGACGATCCGTTCACCTTCAACATCCTGCGCGACCCCAACCCGCACGTCGGGTTCGGCGGAACCGGCGCACACTACTGCATCGGCGCCAACCTCGCGCGGATGACGATCGACCTGATGTTCAACGCGATCGCCGACGCCATGCCCGACCTGGAGTCGATCGGCACACCGCAACGGCTCCGATCGGGCTGGCTCAACGGGATCAAGCACTGGCAGGTCGACTACCACACCAACGGCGCGGCGAAATGCCCTGTCGCACACCAAGGTGCGACGGGCTAGGCCAATGCCCACTCACCACGCCGTCCGGGTTGCGTCCGCGGGCGGCCCGTTGGAGCTGGCAGAGGTCGAAACGGTGTCACCGGCCCGTGACGAGGTGCGGCTGGCCGTCACCGCGTGCGGCGTCTGCGGCACCGACCGCGCCTTCGTGCACGGCGGCTTCCCCAACATGTCGTGGCCACTGACCCCCGGCCACGAAATCGCCGGGAAGATAGCCGAACTCGGCGAGGGCGTCGAGGGGTTCGCGGTGGGCGACCGCGTCGCGGTCGGGTGGTTTGGCGGATGCTGCTACCACTGCGACCCTTGCCGCAAAGGGATTTTCATCCACTGCGCGAACGGGAAGATCCCAAGCTGGCACTATCCCGGCGGCTACGCGGAATCCGTGACGGTGCCGGCCAGCGCGCTGGCAAGGATCCCGTCGGAGCTCACCGATGCGGAAGCCGCCCCCATGGGCTGTGCGGGGGTCACGACGTACAACGCGCTGCGGCACACGAAGGCGCTGCCCGGTGACCGGGTGGCGATCCTCGGGGTGGGCGGCCTCGGCCACCTCGGGGTGCAGTTCGCCCGGGCGATGGGCTTCGAGACCATCGCGATCGCCCGGGGCGCCGCCAAGGCGGACGACGCCCGCGAACTGGGCGCCCACCACTACATCGACTCCACCGGCGGCGACGTCTCCGAAGCGCTGCGGGGCCTGGGCGGCGCGGCCGTCGTCCTGGCCACCGCCGGCAACTCCCAGGCCATGGCCGACACCGTCGGCGGGCTGGCGCCGCAGGGCGAACTGATCACCATCGGCGTGACCCCCGACCCGCTGCCCATCAGTCCCGTACAGCTGATCAACCCGGGGCTCAGCATCGTCGGCCATCCCTCCGGCACGGCCAAGGACGTCGAGGACACCATGCATTTCGCGGTCTTGTCCGGCGTTCGGGCGTGGGTCGAGGAGCTGCCGCTGGCGCGGGCCGCCGAGGGCTACGCGGCCCTGGAGCAGGGGCGGGCGCACTACCGCACCGTCCTGACCATGTGATTACAGTCGGTCTGTGACCGACAGCTGGAGCCTGAACGCCTCCGACGGCGAGTTGTTGATCCGCACCGGCGTCACGGGCAGGGCGGCGCGGATGGGCCACCAGCTCACCATCGCCGTGACGTGCTGGCGGGCCACCGTGAGCTGGAAGGACGCCGAACCCGTTGGCGCCGTGCTGGCCGTCGAGGTCGGGTCCCTCGAGGTGCTGCGCGGCGAGGGCGGGGTCAAGGGGCTGTCCGCGCCGGAGAAGGCCCTGGTGAAGTCGAACGCGTTGAGGTCACTGGACGCCGGCCGCTATCCCGAGATCCGCTTTACCGCAGACGCCATCGACATGACCGACGACGGGTACCGGCTCACCGGGACGCTGCGGATCCGTGGAAGATCCCGGGAGCACGTAATCGCCCTGCGCACAGAGGATCTGGGGCACGCGTGGCGAATGTCCGCCGAATCCAAAGTTCGGCAAAGCGATTACGGCGTCAAGCCCTACTCGTTGCTGATGGGCTCGGTGCGGGTCGCCGACGAGGTGTCGGTGTCTTTCACCGCGGTTCACGCCAAGGGCGACCGCGTTGCGGGCGGCCGGTTCTGACGCGAGCCGGCGCCGCTAGGGGGTCGGACCGCGCGGCGCCGGGTCGTCCGCTGACTCACCGGCGTCGCCGGGTATGTGCTCGAGCACCCTCGTCAAGTAAGGCTGTCGGCCGTTCGGGTCGGGCTGCTGATCGGCGGGAGCGCCGTCCCGCTCCCCCGGCGCGCCGGCTTCGGCGGCCGGTTCCCCGGCGGCCGCGTTCGGCTGGGGCGCAATCGGCGCCCGCGCCGGCGGGGCGACGGCCTGGGCCACTTGTGGCGTCGGCGCGTGCACGACCCGCTTTGCCGGAGCGGGCTGGCTGTCCGGAGCGAGCTGGATACCCACGGCGAGCGATAGCGACGAGACGAACGTGATCGCACCGGCGGCCAATGCGGTCGCGGCCCCGGCGTAGGACAGCTTCTTCCGGGGCGGCGGCGCGGCCGCGACGGCGGCGGGTTCGCTGATCTGCGCCACCAGCTGATCGTCGGTGAACTCGGTGCTTCGAGCCGCGGCCAGCGCCGCGCCCCGTGCGATGGTCACCTGGGCCATGGTCTGCGCGAAAACCGGTACCGGCAAGGTCTTTTCGAGCTGCCAGGAGAGTCCATTGATTTCGCTGTCCGCGCCGACGACAACCACTCCGCCCGGCCGCCACCCATCCCGCTCGAACATCCCGCTCAGCCAGCACGTCAGCCCGTCGAAGCCGCCCCGCACCTGCTTGGTGGCCGTTTGCGTCTCGCCGTCGTGGGTGTCGACCATGACGACCGTGGACCACTCGTGCTCGAGGACGCAGACCGCGGTCTGCTCGTGACCGATGACGGGGGCGATGGCCCGGGCCAGGGTCTCGACCGCCTCGAGCAACCGGACCGGCACGACGTTGTCGAAACCCGCGTCGGTCAGCGCCTCCAACAGCAGTGCCGCCTGCGCCGACGCGTCGTCGCTCCAGGTCAGCCCGATGACGCGCAGCCGGTGATCGCTTGCGGCCGCGAGCGCGTCCACCCGCAATACCTCGCCCGCCACGTTTTCCGCGGTACTCGCGGCGCCCGCGCCACGGCCGGCGCGCAAGCCCAGCTCGTGATGGTCCAGGATGGTGCCTTCTGCGTCGTGCCCCTCAGCGAGGACCCACCCGACGGTGGCCGGCGTCAGTGATAGCCCTAGTACCGTATCCAAACTCGCACCTCAATCGGTCCCGGACCGCCGGCGCCCTCAGCCGCACTGTCGCGCACCACAAGCTCGTTGCGCGGCGGTTTCGTGAGGGCCGGAACGGACCGGGATAGCGTGGTCCCCATCGGCTTGCTCCGTGAGAGCCTACGCGGTCTGTGCAAGTTCGGCTGCCCCGGTACGAAATCCCCGTGAAACTCACAGGCGGCGAGTGGCCAAGCGCCGAATCGCGCCCCAGCCGTCGGCGCCGGCCCGCCAATTCGGTGGTCCCGCGCGAAGGCGCGCCGCCCCAAACCCGCAGGTGACGCGGTGGCACCGCACGGCCACCCGTGTGGTGTGGGAGGCCGCGTGACATTGCGTCGCGTTATCCGAGTTACGAAACTCGCCGCGAAAACCGATACAAGACCGAGACGTCTTCGCGTCCCAATCGACATTTGGCGTATTCACGCGGTAAATTCCAGCCGAGAGCACCACGATCTAACGATCTAACGACAAGGGGCGCCGGCATGACAGACGTGAGCGAGAAGATCCGGGCCTGGGGGCGCCGGCTTTTGGTCGGTGCGGCAGCGGCTGTCACCCTGCCCGGCCTGATCGGTCTTGCCGGTGGCGCGGCGACCGCGGGGGCGTTCTCGCGCCCGGGTCTGCCGGTCGAATACCTGCAGGTGCCATCCGCTGGAATGGGGCGCAACATCAAGGTCCAATTCCAGAGCGGCGGCGACGGCTCCCCGGCGGTGTACCTGCTCGACGGGCTGCGGGCCCAGGACGACTACAACGGCTGGGACATCAACACCCCCGCGTTCGAGTGGTACTACAAGTCCGGCCTGTCGATCATCATGCCCGTCGGCGGGCAGTCCAGCTTCTACGCCGACTGGTATGGCCCGGCCTGCGGCAAGGCCGGCTGTTCCACCTACAAGTGGGAAACCTTCCTGACCAGCGAACTGCCACAATGGCTGTCCTCCAACCGGAGCGTCAAGCCCAACGGCAGCGCCGCGATCGGCATCTCGATGTCCGGTTCGTCGGCGATGATCCTCGCGGCCTACCACCCGGGACAGTTCATCTACGCCGGGTCGCTGTCGGCCCTCATGGACCCGTCTTCGGGGATGGGGCCGTCGCTGATCGGACTCGCCATGGGTGACGCCGGAGGCTACAAGCCCGACGCCATGTGGGGCCCGTCGAGCGACCCCGCCTGGCAGCGCAACGACCCGACGATTCAGATCGGCAAGCTGGTCGGCAACAACACCCGCCTGTGGGTCTACTGCGGTAACGGCACACCGTCGGAGCTGGGCGGGGCCAACATGCCCGCCGAGTTCCTGGAAAACTTCGTGCGCAGCAGCAACCTGAAGTTCCAGGACGCCTACAACGCGGCCGGCGGCCACAACGCCGTGTTCAACTTCAACGCCAACGGCACGCACAGCTGGGAGTACTGGGGAGCCCAGCTCAACGCCATGAAGCCCGATCTGCAGGGCGCCTTGGGTGCCACCGCGGGCGGCGGCGGCTAAGCCCGCTCACTGCGGCCCTTACCACCCGATCCCCCTCATCGGCGAATCGGGTGGTATTGCCAGGGCTGACTTAATTATTTCTCACCAATTTCTAAAGCTCCCATTCGGTCGTCGGTGAAACCAATTTCGCTGGTAGACGGCGTATCTCGGTTATCTCGCGACATTTTCGAATAGGTAACGCTTCGGACACGCCCGGCGAAATGCTGGACATGAGAAAACTCTGCAAACCTCTCGCCGAGTCCGTAATGGTCGGTGGGTTGGTTGCAGCGTCGCTGACCTCGTCAGCCGGTGTGGCCAACGCCGCCCCCACAACCCCGAACTGGGACGCCGTCGCGCAATGCGAGTCCGGCGGCAACTGGCACGCCAACACCGGAAACGGCGAATACGGTGGGCTGCAATTCAAGCCGAGCACGTGGGCCCGATACGGCGGCGTCGGCAACCCCGCGGACGCGTCCCGGGAGCAACAGATCGCGGTGGCCAACCGCCTCTTCGCGGAGGAGGGACTGGAGCCGTGGCCGAAGTGCGGTTCGGCCTCGGGTCTTCCTCTCGCGTGGTATTCGCACCCGGCGCAGGGCATCAAGCAGATCATCAACGGGCTCATTCAGGCGGCCGTGCCGCATTAATGAATATCGGCGTCTGTGACCCCTATGGGTCTATGACCGAGCGCGAAGCTGTGTTTGGATCAGGCCATGGAAGGTTCGGCGACTGTTCATATGGCGGCGCCCGCGGACAAGATCTGGGATCTCATCGCGGACGTTCGCAACACCGGACGGTTCTCTCCAGAAGTGTTTGAGGCGGAGTGGCTGGGCGACGCGACCGGCCCGGCGCTGGGCGCTAAGTTCCGCGGCCACGTCCGGCGCAATGAGCTGGGGCCGGTGTACTGGACGACGTGCGAGGTGACCGCGTGCGAGCCCGGCCGTGAATTCGGGTTCGCGGTGATGCTCGGCGACAGGCCGGTGAACAACTGGCATTACCGATTGGCGCCGTCCGGTGGCGGCACCGACGTCACCGAGTCGTTTCGGCTCAACCCGGCGCCATGGCTCGGCGTGTATTGGCTGTTCGGTGGCTTTCTACGCAAGCGACGCAACGTCCGCGACATGACCAAAACGCTGAACCGCATCAAAGACGTGGTCGAGGCGGGCTGAGGCCTGGTGAAATCGGTCTTCGTCACCGGCGCGGGCAGCGGCATGGGCCGCGAGGGAGCGAAGCTCTTCCATGCCAACGGTTGGCGGGTCGGCGCGGTCGACCGCAACGACGACGGCCTGGTGACACTGAAACGGGAGCTGGGTGACGATCGGCTGTGGACCCGGGCCGTCGATGTGACCGATAAGGCCGCGCTGGACGGCGCCCTGGCCGACTTTTGTGCCGGCAATACCGGCGGCGGGCTAGACATGATGTGGAACAACGCCGGCATCGGCGAATCGGGCTGGTTCGAGGACGTGCCCTACGACGCCGCGATGCGCGTCGTCGACGTGAACTTCAAGGCGGTGTTGACCGGCGCGTATGCCGCACTGCCCTATCTCAAGAAAAGTCCCGGCAGTTTGATGTTCTCGACGTCGTCGTCCTCGGGCACCTACGGCATGCCAAGGATCGCGGTCTACTCGTCGACCAAGCATGCGGTTAAGGGGCTGACCGAGGCCCTCAGCGTGGAATGGCAGCGACACGGTGTGCGGGTCGCCGACGTGCTGCCGGGCCTGATCGACACGGGTATCCTCCGCACCACCACCAACCACTCCGACGATGCGGGGCCGACGATGTCCGCCGAGGAGATCCGCGCCCGCGCGCCCAGGAGGGGCATGTTCCGGCTGATGCCCGCGACGAGCGTGGCAGAGGCGGCATGGCAGGCCTACCACAACCCGAGGCGGTTGCATTGGTATGTGCCCAAGAGCATTCGCGTGATCGACCTGCTCAAGGGTCTGAGCCCGGAGTTCGTGCGGGGTCGGATCGTCAAATCCCTACCCGCATTGATGCCCAAGCGGCAGTAAAGGAGGTAACCCGGTGCAAAACCGGTTGTTCACAGTTGGTTTCGCCCTGATAGCCGGGGCCAGCGTCGCAGGGTGCGCGCAGGCCGGACCGACGGCGCAAAAAGCCGCGCATCTCACCATTGACGGCGCCACACACGCGGCGCCTCGTCCCGCGTGCAGCCAGATCCAGTCGTATCGGACCATCAACATCCGCGACGAGAAGGGCCAGGTCGAGGCGGTGGTACGGCTCGACGGCTACCGGGTCGTCCCGCAATGGGTGAAGATCCGTAACGTCGACGGGTTCACCGGCAGCTTCTGGCACGGCGGGGTGGGAGACGCGCGCGTCGACGTCACCAACGATGCGTACACCATCACCGGCAGCGCCTACGGCATCAACAGCAGCAATCCCAACAAGGTGGTGACGACGGACTTCAAGATCACCGCCGAGTGCTGAGCACCCTTCACGGGTCGGGCCTACGCTGGGTCACGACCACTTTCCCGATGGAGGACCGGTGAAGGAGCGACTGCACTGGCTCGCGATGCACGGTTTCGTCCGCGGCGTCGCGGCGATCGGTATGCGGCGGGGTGAATTGCAGGCCAGGTTGATCGCCGATCCGACGGTCGCCGCCGATCCGGTGCCGTTTTACGACCAACTGCGGGCCCGGGGCCCGTTGGTGCATGGTCGCGTCAACTATGTGACGACCGACCACGCGCTGGCCCATGAGCTGCTGCGGTCCGACGACTTTCGAGTGGTGAACATGGGCTCGAATCTGCCGGCACCGGTGCGCTGGCTCGAGCGCCGCACCCGCGACGATCTCCTGCACCCGCTGCGCGAACCGTCGTTGCTGGCCGTCGAGCCGCCGGACCACACCCGCTACCGCAAGACGGTATCGGCGGTGTTCACGCCGCGGGCCGTCGCCGCGTTGCGCGACCGGGTCGAGCAGACCGCGGTCAATCTCCTGGACCAGCTGTCCCGGCAGGCCGATGCCTCCGTTGTCGTCGACATCGTCGGACGGTATTGCTCGCAGCTTCCGGTCGCGATCATCAGCGACATCTTGGGCGTGCCCGAGCAAGACCGAAGGCGCGTCCTCGAATTCGGTGAACTGGCCGCGCCGAGCCTGGACATCGGGTTGCCGTGGCGGCAGTACCGGAGCGTGCAGGACGGTATCGCCGGATTCAACGTCTGGCTCGCCGGCCACCTGCGGGAACTGCGCCGCGCCCCGAGCGACAACCTGATGAGCCAGCTGATCCAGACGGCCGAAAGCGGCTCCGCCGAAACGCATCTGAACGAGACCGAGCTGCAGGCCATCGCCGGCCTGGTGCTGGCCGCCGGGTTCGAGACCACGGTAAACCTGTTGGGCAACGGGATTCGCATGCTGCTGGACGCGCCCGAGCATCTGGACACGCTGCGCCGACGTCCCGAATTGTGGCCCAACGCCGTCGAAGAGATCTTGCGGCTGGAGTCACCGGTGCAGCTCACCGCGCGGGTGGCGCTCAAAGACGTCGAGGTGGCGGGCATGCGGATCCGGCGCGGCGAGCTGGTCGTCATCTATCTGGCCGCCGCCAATCGGGATCCGTCGGTGTTCCCCGATGCGCACCGCTTCGACATCGAAAGACCAAACGCGGGAAGGCATCTCGCGTTCTCCGGGGGCCGGCACTTCTGCCTGGGCGCCGCCCTTGCGCGCGCCGAGGGCGAGGTCGGGCTGCGCGCCTTCTTCGACCGTTTTCCCGAGGCGCGGGTGGCGGGCGCCGGCAGTAGGCGGGACACGCGGGTGCTGCGCGGTTGGTCGACGCTGCCGGTGACCTTGGGGCCAGCGCGGTCGATGGCTCCGCTCGACGCCTAGGGTCCGGACCGGGCGATCGCGTGGTTGACACCGGTGCGGCAACCGGGTTTATTGGCCGCTATGACAGATGCTTCTGCGGTCGCGGTCGAGGACGTCGTGCTAGGGCTGTGGCGGGCGCTCTCGCGGCGGGATTGGGATGCGGTCAAGACGTTCTTGTCGCCGGACTGCCTCTACGTCGACATGCCGGTTCCGGCGTTGTCGGCGCGCGGCCCGGACGACATCGTCAAACGCCTGAAGATGGGGCTCGAGCCGTTGGCGGGCTACGAGAACCACGACGGCGTGCTGGTGTCCAATGGCTCCGACGTCCTCTACGAGCACTCGGAGACTTGGACTTTCACGTCGGGCGAGCGGGGCGTGCTGAGATTCGTCACCGTCCACAAGGTCGTCTTCGACGGCGATGAGGCCAAGGTTTCGGTGTGGAAGGACTATTGGGACATGAACAGCCTCGTCAGCTTCGCGCCCCCGAATCACTTCGAAGGCCTGAAAGACGCTGACACCTCATGGGTTTTCGACGCGACGGGGCTGATCTAAAGGTTCGCCTTCGTTGGCTCGGCCGAACCTTCCTCGCGATGAATCGTCGCCGTGATAGCTGTTTCGGCCGGCGTGCGTCACAATTGTGCGATGACGACCACCGGTGCGGCCGACACTGCGGCGGATGTGGAGTGGTGGGTTTTTCGGTTGAGCAAGGCGGCTCGTGCCGGTGCCGTCTTTGATCCGACCGACGGGAAGCCCGTTGACCCCGCCGACGGCGCGAGATGGCCCGTGGAGCATTGCCTTCCGGCCGCGGCGCTGCGTCGGGTTCTCACCGATCGCGAATTGGCCGTAGATCCGCGGGGATTGCGCATTCGCGCCGTTCGCATCCGCGACGGCTTGGATCTCGCGAATATCACGTTCCCTCACCCGCTGCACCTCGTGAGTTGCGCATTGGACGTTGGTGTCGATCTCAGCGGGGCCGAGGTCAAGGAACTCAGTTTCGCGGGCAGTCACACCGAACGGTTGTTGTTCGACCAGGCGGCAATCACCGGCGACGTACAGGCAGGCGAAGGTTTCACCGTTCACGGCGAGGTCCGCGCCATCGGGGTCCACATTGGGGGCCAACTGATCCTCGACGGGGCCACCTTGCGCAATCCCGGTGGCAACGCGCTCGCTCTCGACGGCGCCGACATCCGCGGCGGCATCTTCGCCGGCGAAGGTTTCACAACCGAGGGCGAGGTCCGCGCCGTCGGAGCCCGTATCGGTGGGCAGGTCAACCTGAATGGGGCGACCCTGCGCAATCGCGGCGGCGACGCGCTCTCGCTCGACGGCGCCGACATCAGCGACGAGGTGTTCGCCAGCGACGGCTTCACCGCCGAGGGCGGGGTGCGTTTCCCGAGAGCCCGCATCGGTGCCAACCTCACCCTCGATGGCGCGAACCTGTCCCATCCCGGTGGCGAGGCGCTGTCCCTCAACTGGGCCAACATCGGTGGCGATGTGTCCGCCAAGGATCGATTCACGGCGGACGGCGAGGTCCGCGCCATCCGGGCCCGCATCGGCGGGAACCTCGACCTCGCGGGGGCGACTCTGCGCAACCCCGGCGGCAACGCGCTGGGCCTCGACAACACCGAGATCAACGGCGAGATGTTCGCCGACGACGGCTTTACCGTCGACGGTCAGGTTCGCGCCCATTCGGTCCGCGTCGGCGGGGGCCTCAGCCTGCGCAGGGCCACCGTGCGCAATCCCGGTGGCAACGCGCTCAACCTGGAGGCGGCCTCCGTCAAGCGGCTGATACTCGAACAGGTAGACGTCGAGGGTGTCGTTCGGCTCTACCGAACGGTGATCGGCGACTTGGTCACCGAGGAGAATCCGCCAAAGCCGTTCGTCGCGACCGGGTGGGAGGTTACCGACATCCATGGCCCGCTGCGAGACAACTCGGCCGCGGCGCGGCGATGGTTGGCGAGTACCCGGGAGACGTCCGCTCAGCCCTGGCACGCGTTGGCGGCGGTCTATGAGCGCAATGGCGACCCCGCGAGCGCGCGACGATTGCGGGTCGCGGCGGCGAATAAGGTCACCCGGCAATCGCCTTGGCCGACAAGGGTTTTGCGAAGCGTCTACGGCGCGGTGGTAGGGCACGGCTACTACCCGCTGCTCGCCGGAGTGTGGATCGCCGTCATCGTCCTCATCGGCAGCGTCACCGTTGCGTGGAATCGCGACGACTTCGTCCAAAATCGTGACGCCACCAACAGCGCCGCGGTCGCGTACCTGCACCAGACGCGGAATCCACCTCCCACCGAAGCGCCCTTCAGGCCGATCAGCTATACGCTGTCCGCGCTGCTTCCCGCCACCGTGGGCAATGCCGCTTCCGGCTGGACCATCCGGGCCACGTGGCTGAGCTTCCTGCTCAACCTGCTGAAATTGACCAGCTGGGCGCTGACCGCGCTGTTCGTGGCCGGCATCACGGGACTTTTGCGCAAAGACAAAGGGTGACTCCGCGCGTCGGTTCCCTTACGGGCCGCCGTTGACGACCAGCGGCGGAGGCCGCCACCCGCCGAACACCCTCTCCAGGTGACCCGCGACGGCGATCGCCGTCGCGTCCTGCCACGGCCGGGCGACGACCTGGACACCGATGGGCAACCCGTCCGCGGAGGTTCCGCAGCGCACGACCGCGGCGGGAAATCCGGTCAGGTTGTGCACCATCAGGTGCGAGAAATCGCCGACCTCGATCAGGCCGTGGCGATGCGGCTTGGCCGGGGTGGGCATCGCCGGGCACACGATGACGTCGTAATCGGCCATGAACGACAGCATTTCGATGCGATAGCGGTCGATGTCGACCAGGCGGCTACGAGCCTCGGTCAACGAGAATTCGATTTTGCGTGCCTGGGTGAGGAACTCGGCCAGCTCTTCGGAGGGATCCGTGACGCCCAGTGCGCGCAGGTCGGCTTCGAATCCTCGCCCGCGGTCGCCGCCCAGGAACACCGATGTCCACAGCAGCTCCACGGTGCGACCGAGGCAGGCTGGGGCGGCGTGCCGCACGGCGGCGGCCACCTCCCCTATCGCCTCGGCGGCGGCCGTGACCACCGCGCCGACCTCGTCGCTGGGCGCAGAGATGCCGTCGTCGAGATAGGTGGCCACCCGCAGGGCACGCACGTCGATCTCGTCGGGATCGCCCAGCGGGGCCGGCACGGCGTACGGGTCCAGCAGATCGGGCCCGCCCATGATCGACAGGCCCAGGAAGAGGTCCGGCACCGACCGCGCCAGCGGGCCGTAGTTGCAGAACGGGCCGAAAATGCCCGGGGTGTCGCCAAAAACGTTGCCCGTTCGCGGAATCCGGCCGCGCGACGGCTTGAGCCCGGCAATGCCGGTGTTGTGGCACGGTTGCCGGATGCTGCCGCCCTCGTCCGTGCCGACGCTGAGCGCCGCGCCCCCCGCGGCGACGAGCGCGGCCGAACCGCCGCTGCTTCCGCCGGGCGTCCTGGACAGGTCGTAGGGATTGTTGGTGCGGCCGTAAAGGTTGTTGTTCGATTCGCCGCCTCGGCCCAATTCGGGGACGTTGGTCAACCCGAGCACGATCGCGCCCGCCGCGCGCAGCCGTGCCACCGCCGTCGCGTCGACGTCGGCCACCGCGCGCAGCGCGCGGCTGCCGCCGGAACTGGCCAATCCGGCCACCCGCATGACGTCCTTGATGACCACCGGCAGTCCGTGTGCCGCGCCCAACGGATCGCCATGGGCGGCACGCTCGTCGGCCTGGGCGGCCAGCTTTAGGCACTGCTCCGGATCGGCGGCCTCCACCAGCGCGTTGAGCGCGGGATTGACGG
It includes:
- a CDS encoding cytochrome P450; translated protein: MKPTAEPTATPVPNLPPGFDFTDPDIHAERLPVEELAELRRTAPIWWNEQPMGVGGFDDGGFWVVSKHKDVKEISRRSDVFSSLENTALPRYKEGTVREQRDTGKFVLLNMDAPQHTHLRKIISRGFTPRAVERLRDDLRERAVRIVAEAAVQGSGDFVEQVSCELPLQAIAGLLGVPQEDRMKLFHWSNQMVGDQDPEFARNDAMGASVELITYAMQMAADRAQNPGEDIVTKLVEADVDGHKLSDDEFGFFVILLAVAGNETTRNSITQGMMAFTDFPDQWELYKRERPATAADEIVRWATPVTSFQRTALQDYELSGVRIKKGQRVVMVYRSANFDDEVFDDPFTFNILRDPNPHVGFGGTGAHYCIGANLARMTIDLMFNAIADAMPDLESIGTPQRLRSGWLNGIKHWQVDYHTNGAAKCPVAHQGATG
- a CDS encoding alcohol dehydrogenase catalytic domain-containing protein produces the protein MPTHHAVRVASAGGPLELAEVETVSPARDEVRLAVTACGVCGTDRAFVHGGFPNMSWPLTPGHEIAGKIAELGEGVEGFAVGDRVAVGWFGGCCYHCDPCRKGIFIHCANGKIPSWHYPGGYAESVTVPASALARIPSELTDAEAAPMGCAGVTTYNALRHTKALPGDRVAILGVGGLGHLGVQFARAMGFETIAIARGAAKADDARELGAHHYIDSTGGDVSEALRGLGGAAVVLATAGNSQAMADTVGGLAPQGELITIGVTPDPLPISPVQLINPGLSIVGHPSGTAKDVEDTMHFAVLSGVRAWVEELPLARAAEGYAALEQGRAHYRTVLTM
- a CDS encoding YceI family protein: MTDSWSLNASDGELLIRTGVTGRAARMGHQLTIAVTCWRATVSWKDAEPVGAVLAVEVGSLEVLRGEGGVKGLSAPEKALVKSNALRSLDAGRYPEIRFTADAIDMTDDGYRLTGTLRIRGRSREHVIALRTEDLGHAWRMSAESKVRQSDYGVKPYSLLMGSVRVADEVSVSFTAVHAKGDRVAGGRF
- a CDS encoding DUF7159 family protein; protein product: MDTVLGLSLTPATVGWVLAEGHDAEGTILDHHELGLRAGRGAGAASTAENVAGEVLRVDALAAASDHRLRVIGLTWSDDASAQAALLLEALTDAGFDNVVPVRLLEAVETLARAIAPVIGHEQTAVCVLEHEWSTVVMVDTHDGETQTATKQVRGGFDGLTCWLSGMFERDGWRPGGVVVVGADSEINGLSWQLEKTLPVPVFAQTMAQVTIARGAALAAARSTEFTDDQLVAQISEPAAVAAAPPPRKKLSYAGAATALAAGAITFVSSLSLAVGIQLAPDSQPAPAKRVVHAPTPQVAQAVAPPARAPIAPQPNAAAGEPAAEAGAPGERDGAPADQQPDPNGRQPYLTRVLEHIPGDAGESADDPAPRGPTP
- the ag85B gene encoding diacylglycerol acyltransferase/mycolyltransferase Ag85B, translated to MTDVSEKIRAWGRRLLVGAAAAVTLPGLIGLAGGAATAGAFSRPGLPVEYLQVPSAGMGRNIKVQFQSGGDGSPAVYLLDGLRAQDDYNGWDINTPAFEWYYKSGLSIIMPVGGQSSFYADWYGPACGKAGCSTYKWETFLTSELPQWLSSNRSVKPNGSAAIGISMSGSSAMILAAYHPGQFIYAGSLSALMDPSSGMGPSLIGLAMGDAGGYKPDAMWGPSSDPAWQRNDPTIQIGKLVGNNTRLWVYCGNGTPSELGGANMPAEFLENFVRSSNLKFQDAYNAAGGHNAVFNFNANGTHSWEYWGAQLNAMKPDLQGALGATAGGGG
- the rpfC gene encoding resuscitation-promoting factor RpfC, translating into MLDMRKLCKPLAESVMVGGLVAASLTSSAGVANAAPTTPNWDAVAQCESGGNWHANTGNGEYGGLQFKPSTWARYGGVGNPADASREQQIAVANRLFAEEGLEPWPKCGSASGLPLAWYSHPAQGIKQIINGLIQAAVPH
- a CDS encoding SRPBCC family protein, giving the protein MCLDQAMEGSATVHMAAPADKIWDLIADVRNTGRFSPEVFEAEWLGDATGPALGAKFRGHVRRNELGPVYWTTCEVTACEPGREFGFAVMLGDRPVNNWHYRLAPSGGGTDVTESFRLNPAPWLGVYWLFGGFLRKRRNVRDMTKTLNRIKDVVEAG